One window of the Anomaloglossus baeobatrachus isolate aAnoBae1 chromosome 12, aAnoBae1.hap1, whole genome shotgun sequence genome contains the following:
- the LOC142257780 gene encoding C-reactive protein-like isoform X2: MILLPPCVTMDLGSQVFLFPRETWNSYVVLKPELKAPLQKFSVCLRSYTELSRSYSLFSLALSGSNQDNAFLIFPQPPDFSYVFINQEEHKIKTDVDVLDWKHTCVTWDSETGVIQLWINGKLFPRRVSHKGFSYKTEMRIILGQDQDSFGGDFDSNQSFMGEMSDVHMWDYVLTPDNIQKVVADDYPGNVINWKALNFEIHGNVLIQPKLQCKSWGYTASLYTQCFS; encoded by the coding sequence atTTGGGAAGCCAAGTCTTCCTCTTCCCAAGAGAAACTTGGAATTCGTATGTGGTGTTAAAACCAGAACTAAAAGCTCCTCTCCAGAAGTTTTCTGTTTGCCTGAGGTCTTACACTGAACTTTCCCGCAGTTACAGCCTTTTTTCTTTGGCCTTGTCTGGTTCAAATCAAGATAATGCATTTCTCATTTTTCCTCAGCCCCCTGATTTTAGTTATGTCTTTATAAATCAGGAAGAACACAAAATCAAGACAGATGTGGATGTTCTCGATTGGAAACATACATGTGTAACGTGGGATTCAGAAACTGGAGTCATTCAGCTTTGGATCAATGGTAAACTGTTTCCCAGAAGAGTGTCACATAAAGGGTTTTCTTATAAAACAGAAATGAGAATTATTCTTGGACAGGATCAGGACTCATTTGGGGGTGACTTTGACTCAAACCAAAGCTTCATGGGTGAGATGAGTGATGTCCATATGTGGGATTATGTGCTGACGCCAGACAACATTCAAAAAGTGGTCGCCGATGATTATCCCGGAAATGTCATTAACTGGAAAGCTTTAAATTTTGAAATTCATGGCAATGTCTTGATACAACCAAAACTTCAATGTAAATCCTGGGGCTATACCGCATCACTGTATACTCAATGCTTCAGTTGA
- the LOC142257780 gene encoding C-reactive protein-like isoform X1, translating to MRWMTLTVLLLVALMGSQAAQDLGSQVFLFPRETWNSYVVLKPELKAPLQKFSVCLRSYTELSRSYSLFSLALSGSNQDNAFLIFPQPPDFSYVFINQEEHKIKTDVDVLDWKHTCVTWDSETGVIQLWINGKLFPRRVSHKGFSYKTEMRIILGQDQDSFGGDFDSNQSFMGEMSDVHMWDYVLTPDNIQKVVADDYPGNVINWKALNFEIHGNVLIQPKLQCKSWGYTASLYTQCFS from the coding sequence atTTGGGAAGCCAAGTCTTCCTCTTCCCAAGAGAAACTTGGAATTCGTATGTGGTGTTAAAACCAGAACTAAAAGCTCCTCTCCAGAAGTTTTCTGTTTGCCTGAGGTCTTACACTGAACTTTCCCGCAGTTACAGCCTTTTTTCTTTGGCCTTGTCTGGTTCAAATCAAGATAATGCATTTCTCATTTTTCCTCAGCCCCCTGATTTTAGTTATGTCTTTATAAATCAGGAAGAACACAAAATCAAGACAGATGTGGATGTTCTCGATTGGAAACATACATGTGTAACGTGGGATTCAGAAACTGGAGTCATTCAGCTTTGGATCAATGGTAAACTGTTTCCCAGAAGAGTGTCACATAAAGGGTTTTCTTATAAAACAGAAATGAGAATTATTCTTGGACAGGATCAGGACTCATTTGGGGGTGACTTTGACTCAAACCAAAGCTTCATGGGTGAGATGAGTGATGTCCATATGTGGGATTATGTGCTGACGCCAGACAACATTCAAAAAGTGGTCGCCGATGATTATCCCGGAAATGTCATTAACTGGAAAGCTTTAAATTTTGAAATTCATGGCAATGTCTTGATACAACCAAAACTTCAATGTAAATCCTGGGGCTATACCGCATCACTGTATACTCAATGCTTCAGTTGA